Proteins co-encoded in one Actinobacillus succinogenes 130Z genomic window:
- a CDS encoding YhcB family protein: MQTWTTEMWQAAGIGLGVGIVITYFILRLTKGSVKKQAQTEKELQQAQSALHKQEELLEKHFAESADLFKVLAQDYQKIYRHLAKSSDELMPNAKNKGLFLQSFMNSDKSTASVDKDHQPRDYSEGSSGLFKTER, from the coding sequence GGCGGGCATCGGACTTGGCGTAGGAATTGTCATCACCTATTTCATTTTGCGCCTTACCAAAGGTTCTGTGAAAAAACAGGCGCAAACCGAAAAAGAATTACAGCAAGCGCAATCCGCTCTGCATAAACAGGAAGAATTATTGGAGAAACACTTTGCGGAAAGTGCCGATTTATTTAAAGTGCTGGCGCAGGATTATCAGAAAATTTACCGTCATTTGGCGAAATCTTCCGACGAATTAATGCCGAACGCCAAAAACAAAGGTTTATTCCTGCAAAGTTTTATGAACTCCGATAAATCCACCGCCTCTGTTGATAAAGATCATCAACCGCGGGACTACTCAGAAGGGTCTTCCGGTTTGTTTAAAACGGAGCGTTAG
- a CDS encoding cupin domain-containing protein has product MKKNISLCLTAIIAAGFTYSASADNTKEAKVDRSIQVYKKADLVQWNREKTAGGEGELLGNFAFTRHQTDAQDAFKEIGWLTLPKGASIGLHKHNDNEDVYIIISGKGLFTDGNGKQTQVEAGDITIARPGQSHALKNIGDEPLVFLNPVAKLADPPAK; this is encoded by the coding sequence ATGAAAAAGAACATATCTTTATGTTTAACGGCAATCATTGCCGCCGGTTTTACATATTCCGCCTCGGCGGACAATACAAAGGAGGCAAAAGTGGATCGCAGTATTCAGGTATATAAAAAAGCGGATTTGGTGCAATGGAACCGTGAAAAAACCGCCGGCGGCGAAGGCGAACTGCTGGGCAATTTCGCTTTCACCCGCCACCAAACGGACGCTCAGGACGCATTCAAAGAAATAGGTTGGCTGACCTTGCCGAAGGGCGCATCTATCGGGTTACACAAACACAATGACAACGAAGATGTTTACATTATTATCTCCGGCAAAGGATTGTTTACCGACGGAAACGGTAAACAAACGCAAGTCGAAGCCGGCGATATCACTATTGCCCGTCCGGGACAATCTCACGCCTTAAAAAATATCGGTGACGAACCTTTGGTGTTCCTTAATCCGGTGGCAAAACTGGCTGACCCACCGGCAAAATAA
- the hypE gene encoding hydrogenase expression/formation protein HypE — translation MTDFITMAHGNGGAAMQKLIREYFFEAFNNPILVQGEDQARIPLNELTKCGQKLAFSTDSFVIDPIFFPGGNIGKLAVCGTANDVAVSGAVPKYLSCGFILEEGLPLSELKTVIQAMAETCRKAGIQVVTGDTKVVQKGAVDKIFINTSGIGVIPDRLDWGAHRIEPGDQIIVSGTIGDHGATILNLRENLGIQSELQSDCAVLTPLIDLLRPIDGVKAVRDATRGGVNAVLHEYVQACGVGMLIEEAALPVRSEVRGICEILGLEALNFANEGKLVIVAKPEKTAEILTALHSHELGKNAAVIGTVTEDKKVRLAGIFGQTRLLDLPANEPLPRIC, via the coding sequence ATGACTGATTTTATCACGATGGCGCACGGCAACGGCGGTGCGGCAATGCAAAAGCTGATTCGGGAATATTTTTTCGAAGCTTTTAACAATCCCATTCTTGTTCAAGGTGAAGACCAAGCCCGCATTCCGTTAAACGAGCTGACAAAGTGCGGTCAAAAATTAGCCTTTTCTACCGACAGTTTCGTGATCGATCCGATTTTTTTTCCCGGCGGCAATATCGGTAAATTAGCGGTTTGCGGTACGGCAAATGATGTGGCGGTGAGCGGAGCGGTGCCGAAATATTTATCCTGCGGATTTATTCTGGAAGAAGGGTTGCCTTTAAGCGAATTAAAAACCGTGATTCAAGCCATGGCGGAAACCTGCCGAAAAGCCGGCATTCAAGTGGTGACGGGCGACACCAAAGTGGTGCAGAAAGGGGCGGTGGATAAAATTTTTATTAACACCAGCGGTATCGGCGTGATTCCCGATCGGCTCGATTGGGGTGCGCATCGCATTGAACCAGGCGATCAAATTATCGTCAGCGGCACAATTGGCGATCACGGCGCAACGATTTTGAATTTGCGGGAAAATCTCGGTATTCAGTCGGAATTGCAAAGCGATTGCGCCGTATTGACGCCGTTAATCGACTTGCTTCGTCCCATAGACGGCGTGAAAGCCGTACGCGACGCCACCCGCGGCGGCGTGAATGCCGTTTTGCATGAATATGTGCAGGCTTGCGGGGTGGGCATGCTGATTGAAGAAGCGGCGTTACCGGTTCGCAGCGAAGTACGCGGCATTTGTGAAATTCTCGGGCTGGAAGCGTTGAATTTCGCCAATGAAGGCAAATTGGTGATTGTTGCCAAACCTGAAAAAACAGCGGAAATTCTGACCGCACTTCACAGCCATGAACTGGGCAAAAATGCCGCTGTTATCGGCACGGTGACGGAAGATAAAAAAGTGCGTTTGGCGGGTATTTTCGGACAAACCCGTTTACTGGATTTACCCGCTAACGAACCGCTACCGAGAATTTGTTAA
- the hypD gene encoding hydrogenase formation protein HypD, which produces MRFVDEFRDPKLAKSLVRRLQKLMEKLPHFTAENPLYLMEVCGGHTHTIFKFGLDRLLPPSIEFIHGPGCPVCVLPMGRIDVCIEIAEKPHVIFCTFGDAMRVKGRKGSLLEAKARGADVRIVYSPLDALTLARNNPDKQVVFFSLGFETTMPSAAVTLQQAKKQNVSNFFVVCQNITIVPTLRSLLLQEQIKIDGFIAPGHVSMVIGSQPYQALCDQFHKPFVITGFEPLDILQAIVMLVQQFADGRCEIENQYKRIVHENGNGLAQRAMAEVFRLKARSEWRGLGEIEESGVELTPAYQQFDAEIYFNSRAQKVADDPNSRCGDVLTGKCKPADCPLFGTSCNPDNAYGALMVSSEGACAAYYQYRRE; this is translated from the coding sequence ATGCGATTTGTTGACGAATTCCGCGATCCGAAACTGGCGAAAAGCCTGGTGCGCCGGCTGCAAAAACTGATGGAAAAACTACCGCACTTTACGGCGGAAAACCCTTTGTATTTAATGGAAGTGTGCGGAGGGCATACCCATACCATCTTCAAATTCGGCTTGGATCGTTTGTTGCCGCCGTCCATTGAATTTATTCACGGTCCCGGTTGCCCGGTGTGCGTATTGCCGATGGGGCGCATTGATGTGTGTATCGAAATCGCGGAAAAACCGCATGTGATTTTCTGCACCTTCGGTGACGCTATGCGGGTGAAAGGCCGTAAAGGTTCCTTGCTGGAAGCCAAAGCGCGCGGAGCGGATGTTCGCATTGTTTATTCGCCGTTGGACGCTTTAACTCTGGCGCGCAATAATCCGGATAAACAAGTGGTGTTTTTCTCTTTGGGCTTTGAAACCACCATGCCGAGTGCGGCGGTAACGTTGCAACAGGCAAAAAAACAGAATGTGTCGAATTTCTTTGTGGTTTGCCAGAATATCACCATTGTTCCCACTTTGCGCAGCCTGCTGTTGCAGGAACAAATCAAAATAGACGGTTTTATCGCACCGGGGCATGTCAGCATGGTAATCGGCTCGCAGCCTTATCAAGCGTTGTGCGATCAATTCCATAAACCTTTTGTCATCACCGGATTTGAACCGCTGGATATTCTGCAGGCTATCGTGATGCTGGTGCAGCAATTTGCGGACGGGCGTTGCGAAATCGAAAATCAATATAAACGAATCGTGCATGAGAACGGCAATGGCTTGGCACAACGCGCCATGGCGGAAGTTTTCCGATTGAAAGCCCGCAGCGAATGGCGCGGCTTGGGCGAAATTGAAGAATCCGGCGTGGAACTGACACCGGCATATCAGCAATTTGATGCGGAAATCTATTTTAACAGCCGAGCGCAAAAAGTGGCGGACGATCCGAATTCCCGTTGCGGCGACGTGCTGACCGGCAAATGCAAACCCGCCGACTGCCCGTTATTCGGTACGAGTTGCAACCCCGATAACGCGTACGGCGCATTAATGGTGTCATCCGAAGGCGCTTGCGCCGCATATTATCAATACCGACGGGAATAA
- the hypB gene encoding hydrogenase nickel incorporation protein HypB encodes MCTTCGCGHPDQVRIGALPHSHHHSHEQSAVKLPNFSQSHFHSTEQDEHQKRLLKVEQDVLGKNNRLAEINRQFFEKNRILTLNLVSSPGSGKTTLLTATLNALKNDRTCYVIEGDQQTENDADRIRETGVPAIQVNTGKGCHLDAQMIAEALMKLKPQADSVLFIENVGNLVCPSEFDLGEKAKVVILSVTEGEDKPLKYPHMFAASGLMILSKIDLLPYLKFDVAKCIENAKRINPNIEVIQLSSTTGEGMQDWLDWLGRN; translated from the coding sequence ATGTGTACAACCTGTGGTTGTGGTCACCCCGATCAAGTCCGTATCGGCGCATTGCCCCATTCGCACCACCATTCACACGAACAAAGTGCGGTCAAATTACCGAACTTTTCACAATCACATTTTCATTCGACAGAACAAGACGAACATCAGAAACGGTTGCTTAAAGTCGAGCAGGACGTGTTGGGGAAAAATAACCGACTGGCGGAGATAAACCGTCAGTTTTTTGAAAAGAATCGTATTTTAACCTTAAATCTGGTTTCCAGCCCGGGTTCCGGCAAAACGACGCTATTAACCGCCACCTTAAACGCATTAAAAAATGACCGTACTTGTTACGTTATTGAAGGGGATCAGCAAACGGAAAACGACGCCGACCGCATCCGCGAAACCGGTGTGCCGGCAATTCAGGTGAATACGGGCAAAGGCTGCCATTTGGACGCTCAAATGATTGCCGAGGCGCTGATGAAATTGAAGCCGCAGGCGGATTCCGTGCTGTTTATCGAAAACGTCGGTAACTTGGTTTGTCCGTCCGAATTCGATTTGGGCGAAAAAGCCAAAGTGGTGATTTTGTCGGTGACGGAAGGCGAAGACAAACCGCTGAAATATCCGCATATGTTTGCCGCCTCCGGTTTGATGATTTTAAGCAAAATCGATCTGCTGCCGTATCTGAAATTCGATGTCGCCAAATGCATCGAAAATGCTAAACGCATTAATCCGAATATCGAGGTAATTCAACTTTCATCTACAACAGGTGAAGGTATGCAGGATTGGTTAGACTGGCTGGGCAGAAATTAA
- the ribA gene encoding GTP cyclohydrolase II, with product MAKIQRVTEATLPTEFGIFKIVGFEFPDTKKEHVALVMGDVEDGQPVLARIHSECLTGDALHSLKCDCGFQLARALRQISEEGRGVLIYHREEGRGIGLINKIRAYALQDQGMDTIEANLALGFKADERNFSVCADIFEQLGVKAVRLLTNNPAKIETMKSAGINVVERVPLNVGENRYNVGYLDTKAKKMGHYIVHNNKKHFLECPHCQSEIPADE from the coding sequence ATGGCAAAAATTCAGCGTGTGACTGAAGCCACTTTACCGACCGAATTCGGTATTTTTAAAATTGTGGGATTTGAGTTTCCCGACACCAAAAAAGAGCATGTTGCGTTAGTGATGGGCGATGTGGAAGACGGACAGCCGGTATTGGCCCGCATTCATTCCGAATGTTTAACCGGCGACGCGTTGCACAGTTTGAAATGCGATTGCGGTTTCCAGCTTGCCAGAGCATTGCGTCAAATCAGCGAGGAAGGGCGCGGCGTGTTGATTTATCACCGTGAAGAAGGCCGCGGCATCGGCTTGATTAACAAAATTCGTGCTTATGCTTTGCAGGATCAAGGTATGGACACTATCGAAGCGAATCTGGCTCTCGGTTTTAAAGCGGACGAACGTAATTTTTCCGTATGCGCCGATATTTTTGAACAATTGGGGGTGAAAGCTGTTCGGTTGTTAACCAATAATCCGGCGAAAATCGAAACCATGAAATCCGCGGGAATTAACGTGGTGGAACGGGTGCCGTTAAACGTAGGCGAAAACCGTTATAACGTCGGTTATCTCGATACCAAAGCCAAGAAAATGGGACATTACATCGTCCATAACAATAAAAAACATTTTCTGGAGTGCCCGCATTGTCAATCGGAAATCCCCGCTGATGAGTAG
- a CDS encoding phosphatase PAP2 family protein — translation MLKRLSLYTFLLCLVPIFVWIFSWKWAGDAHLTQFDQFLYWLTETGSSPYALITCGVFALLFAPIFPNRKKWTLAVIVMALATCVTQGIKSVSKTVFAEPRPFVIELAEKSGVSTEYFYDHPRQQRKLLVNQFYADKSETPAWLSRHREHETGYSFPSGHTIFAVTWLLLAVGFTEIYGRCKTSSKILVATTFLWALLMLVSRLRLGMHHPIDLLVSSLIAWMINCSVFWYLRKKAIFVKE, via the coding sequence ATGTTAAAACGCCTGTCATTATATACGTTTTTACTGTGTCTTGTGCCAATTTTTGTCTGGATTTTTTCCTGGAAATGGGCGGGAGATGCGCATCTCACCCAATTTGATCAGTTTCTTTATTGGCTGACGGAAACCGGCAGTTCGCCTTATGCCCTCATTACTTGCGGTGTGTTTGCCCTGCTTTTCGCTCCGATTTTCCCGAACCGTAAAAAATGGACGCTGGCGGTCATTGTCATGGCTCTCGCCACTTGCGTCACCCAAGGCATTAAAAGCGTGTCCAAAACCGTTTTTGCCGAACCTCGCCCTTTTGTTATCGAACTTGCAGAAAAATCCGGCGTTTCTACCGAATATTTCTATGATCACCCGCGTCAACAGCGGAAATTACTGGTAAATCAGTTCTATGCCGATAAATCCGAAACGCCGGCTTGGTTAAGCCGTCACCGCGAACATGAAACCGGCTACTCTTTTCCTTCCGGTCACACGATTTTCGCCGTCACCTGGCTGTTATTAGCGGTCGGTTTTACCGAAATCTACGGACGTTGCAAAACCAGCTCCAAAATCTTAGTAGCGACGACCTTCCTGTGGGCGTTATTAATGCTTGTCAGCCGTTTACGCCTCGGCATGCACCATCCCATCGATTTATTAGTCAGTTCCTTAATCGCCTGGATGATTAATTGCAGTGTTTTTTGGTATTTACGTAAAAAAGCGATCTTCGTCAAAGAATAA
- the nagK gene encoding N-acetylglucosamine kinase: MLYGFDIGGTKIELAVFNEKLEKQYSERVPTPQNNYDEWLSVIVSLVQKADAKFGCKGSVGLGLPGFVNRETGIAEITNIRVADNKPILKDLSERLEREVRAENDANCFALSEAWDEENHQYPFVLGLILGTGFGGGLVFNGKVHSGNIGMAGELGHIQLNYHALKLLGWDKAPIYKCGCGNSACLDTYLSGRGFEMLYRDLQGESLPAKQIIEKFYADDKSAVEFVKLFVELAAISIGNIITALDPHLIVLGGGLSNFDYLYDALPKALPCHLMRSAKVPVIKKAKYGDSGGVRGATALFLTR, translated from the coding sequence ATGTTATACGGATTCGACATCGGCGGCACTAAGATAGAACTTGCCGTTTTCAATGAAAAATTAGAAAAACAGTACAGCGAACGCGTACCCACCCCGCAAAATAATTATGACGAGTGGTTATCCGTTATTGTCAGTCTGGTGCAAAAAGCCGACGCTAAATTCGGTTGTAAAGGCTCGGTAGGCTTAGGCTTGCCCGGTTTTGTCAACCGGGAAACGGGTATTGCCGAAATTACCAACATACGTGTTGCCGACAATAAACCGATTTTGAAGGATTTGTCCGAACGCTTAGAACGTGAGGTGCGGGCGGAAAACGATGCCAACTGTTTCGCACTTTCCGAAGCCTGGGATGAAGAAAATCACCAATATCCATTCGTGCTAGGATTAATTCTCGGCACCGGTTTCGGCGGCGGCCTGGTGTTCAACGGCAAAGTCCATTCGGGTAATATCGGCATGGCGGGAGAACTGGGCCATATTCAGTTGAATTATCACGCTTTAAAATTGCTCGGTTGGGATAAAGCGCCGATATATAAATGCGGTTGCGGTAATTCTGCCTGCTTAGACACTTATTTGTCCGGTCGCGGCTTCGAAATGCTGTATCGAGATTTACAGGGCGAATCGCTGCCCGCCAAACAGATTATCGAAAAATTTTACGCTGATGATAAAAGTGCGGTCGAATTTGTGAAACTTTTTGTGGAACTGGCGGCGATTTCCATCGGCAATATCATCACCGCGTTAGATCCCCATTTAATCGTGCTGGGCGGCGGTCTGTCCAATTTCGATTATCTTTACGACGCGTTACCGAAAGCGCTTCCTTGCCATTTGATGCGTAGTGCCAAAGTCCCTGTTATTAAAAAAGCCAAATACGGCGACTCCGGCGGCGTACGCGGTGCGACGGCGCTGTTTTTAACACGCTGA
- a CDS encoding MmcQ/YjbR family DNA-binding protein, translating to MAQKNLKRQVFDYVLTQYGSEPEYLWKTYPDYAVLRHTDNRKWYAIVMNVPKSKLGLSGTGAIDIMNIKCSPEILSTFLAQQGVLPAYHMNKSHWMTIRLDGSVDKDTIFFLLNGSFDLTATRQVKKKLGIARYTEWIVPANPKYYDVEKELREGGEIIWKQSNNIAVDDIVYMYVTAPTAAIRYKCLVLEVNIPYQFRHDRLQIKRVMKIRCLKEYDKNLIPRVKMAEFGVSAVRGPRHMPYSLKREIEALIGEQKAS from the coding sequence ATGGCACAGAAAAATCTCAAACGGCAAGTCTTCGACTATGTGCTGACGCAGTACGGCTCCGAACCGGAATATTTATGGAAAACCTATCCCGATTACGCCGTTTTGCGTCATACGGATAACCGCAAATGGTATGCCATTGTGATGAATGTGCCGAAATCGAAACTCGGACTGAGCGGAACGGGAGCCATCGATATAATGAATATTAAATGTTCGCCGGAAATCCTCAGCACTTTTCTTGCCCAACAGGGGGTTCTGCCCGCCTATCATATGAATAAATCCCACTGGATGACTATTCGGCTTGACGGTTCGGTGGATAAAGACACGATTTTCTTTTTGCTTAACGGCAGTTTCGATTTAACCGCCACCCGCCAAGTGAAGAAAAAACTCGGTATCGCCCGTTATACGGAATGGATTGTGCCGGCCAACCCGAAATATTATGACGTAGAAAAAGAGCTGCGCGAAGGCGGCGAAATTATTTGGAAACAAAGCAATAATATTGCTGTGGACGATATTGTCTATATGTACGTCACCGCGCCGACGGCGGCAATCCGTTACAAATGTTTAGTGCTGGAAGTCAACATTCCTTATCAATTCCGGCATGATCGGCTGCAAATCAAACGAGTGATGAAAATCCGTTGTTTAAAAGAATACGATAAAAATCTTATTCCCCGCGTGAAAATGGCGGAATTCGGCGTTTCCGCCGTGCGCGGTCCCCGTCATATGCCTTATAGCTTAAAACGGGAAATTGAGGCATTAATCGGAGAACAAAAAGCATCATAA
- the thiM gene encoding hydroxyethylthiazole kinase has product MQFRYLSLVRQQAPLEHCITNIVVTNFSANGLLALGASPFMSAMPQEVTEIQNFAQALLINIGTLNQSDVEAMLIAGKAANRTGVPVVLDPVGAGATLFRRKIVEQFLAEINFAVIRGNAAEIGFLAGTDWQGKGVDAGTGADSENLSRLAQSVAQKYRCVVALSGETDFISDGLKTYQICNGTRMLPKVTGSGCLLGAVIAAFLGVSPPQDYFSACTEACTVYAVAGELAAQGLSNEYGSFAMNFINQLGAIHETRLADKARVLAQHE; this is encoded by the coding sequence ATGCAATTCCGTTATTTATCCCTCGTGCGGCAGCAAGCGCCGCTGGAGCACTGCATTACCAATATCGTTGTCACTAACTTTTCTGCCAACGGCTTATTGGCTTTAGGCGCCTCACCCTTTATGTCCGCTATGCCGCAAGAAGTGACGGAAATCCAAAATTTCGCCCAAGCTTTATTAATTAATATCGGTACGCTGAATCAAAGCGATGTGGAAGCCATGTTAATCGCAGGCAAAGCCGCCAATCGTACGGGCGTGCCGGTGGTATTAGATCCCGTAGGTGCGGGCGCAACGCTCTTTCGCCGAAAAATCGTCGAACAATTTCTGGCTGAAATCAACTTTGCGGTCATTCGCGGTAATGCGGCGGAAATCGGCTTTTTAGCGGGAACGGACTGGCAAGGTAAAGGCGTGGACGCCGGTACCGGCGCCGATTCCGAAAATTTAAGCCGGCTCGCCCAAAGCGTTGCGCAAAAATATCGTTGTGTCGTCGCATTAAGCGGTGAAACCGATTTTATTAGTGACGGATTAAAAACCTACCAAATCTGTAACGGTACAAGGATGTTACCTAAAGTGACAGGGTCAGGATGTTTACTAGGTGCCGTGATCGCCGCATTTTTAGGCGTCAGCCCGCCGCAGGATTATTTTTCCGCCTGCACGGAAGCCTGCACGGTTTACGCAGTTGCCGGCGAACTTGCCGCTCAAGGGCTGAGCAACGAATACGGTAGTTTTGCGATGAATTTTATCAATCAGTTAGGGGCAATTCATGAAACCCGACTCGCCGATAAGGCACGAGTTCTCGCCCAACACGAATAA
- the thiD gene encoding bifunctional hydroxymethylpyrimidine kinase/phosphomethylpyrimidine kinase, with protein MTTPQVLTIAGSDSGGGAGIQADIKTFQMRGVFGTSVVTAVTAQNTLGVFDIHPIPATTIQAQLKAVAEDFTLGSAKIGMLGNAEIIACVAEGLEQYPLPNIVLDPVMIAKGGTPLLQQNAVAALKKLILPKAYIVTPNIPETEALTGIKIQNHQSVFDAAQILLESGVKNVVIKGGHSQDSKSAVCTDWIFTPQGNFTLESPRFDTRHTHGTGCTFSACIAAELAKGCSVEQAVRTAKSYITAAIRHPLNIGHGHGPTNHWAYSHE; from the coding sequence ATGACAACACCACAGGTTCTCACCATCGCCGGTTCGGACAGTGGCGGCGGAGCCGGTATTCAGGCGGATATTAAAACCTTCCAAATGCGCGGCGTATTCGGTACTTCCGTGGTTACCGCCGTCACGGCGCAAAATACTTTAGGCGTCTTCGATATTCATCCGATTCCGGCGACGACCATTCAAGCGCAATTAAAAGCGGTTGCGGAGGATTTCACTCTTGGTTCGGCGAAAATCGGTATGTTAGGTAATGCGGAGATTATCGCCTGCGTCGCAGAAGGATTGGAACAATATCCGTTGCCGAATATCGTATTGGATCCCGTGATGATCGCCAAAGGCGGCACTCCGCTTCTGCAACAAAACGCCGTTGCCGCGCTGAAAAAATTAATCCTCCCTAAAGCGTATATCGTCACGCCCAATATTCCCGAAACGGAAGCGCTGACCGGCATTAAAATTCAAAACCATCAATCCGTTTTCGACGCTGCGCAGATTTTACTCGAATCCGGGGTGAAAAACGTAGTGATTAAAGGCGGACACAGCCAAGATTCGAAAAGCGCGGTCTGTACGGACTGGATTTTTACGCCGCAAGGCAATTTCACATTGGAATCTCCGCGTTTCGATACCCGTCACACCCACGGTACCGGCTGCACGTTTTCCGCCTGTATCGCTGCGGAGCTGGCAAAAGGTTGCAGCGTAGAACAAGCCGTTCGCACCGCGAAGAGCTACATTACCGCCGCTATTCGTCATCCGTTAAATATCGGGCACGGCCACGGGCCGACCAATCATTGGGCATATTCTCATGAATAA
- the thiE gene encoding thiamine phosphate synthase, which translates to MNKIKSMLSVYFIAGSQDCRHLPGSPVENLLNILQQALEAGITCFQFREKGERSLAQNPQLKHRLALQCQQLCRQFNVPFIINDDIGLALAIRADGIHVGQKDTAVERILSRADYRPIIGLSINTLEQAQANKERLGIDYFGIGPIFATQSKADHAPAVGMEFIRQIHELGIDKPCVAIGGIHEDNTAEIRRLGANGVAVISAITRSNDIARTVQNLACHS; encoded by the coding sequence ATGAATAAAATTAAATCCATGCTTTCCGTTTATTTTATCGCCGGTTCGCAAGATTGCCGTCACTTACCCGGTTCGCCGGTGGAAAATCTGTTGAATATTTTACAGCAGGCGTTAGAAGCCGGTATCACCTGTTTTCAATTTCGTGAAAAAGGCGAACGTTCGCTGGCACAGAATCCGCAGTTAAAACACCGGCTGGCTCTGCAATGCCAACAGTTATGCCGACAATTTAACGTGCCCTTTATCATCAATGACGACATCGGACTGGCATTAGCCATTCGGGCGGACGGCATTCATGTAGGGCAAAAAGATACGGCGGTCGAACGCATTTTATCCCGTGCCGACTATCGTCCCATTATCGGGTTGTCCATCAACACGCTAGAACAGGCGCAAGCTAATAAAGAACGGCTGGGTATCGACTATTTCGGTATCGGGCCGATTTTCGCCACCCAGTCCAAAGCGGACCACGCCCCTGCGGTGGGCATGGAATTTATCCGACAAATACATGAACTCGGCATAGACAAACCCTGTGTCGCCATCGGCGGTATTCACGAAGATAATACGGCGGAAATACGTCGTTTAGGAGCGAACGGCGTCGCCGTAATTTCCGCCATTACAAGATCCAACGACATCGCCCGCACCGTACAAAACTTAGCTTGCCATTCATAA
- a CDS encoding ornithine carbamoyltransferase codes for MPFNLKNRHLLSLVHHTPREIQFLLDLARELKHAKYTGTEQPRLKGKNIALIFEKTSTRTRCSFEVAAYDQGANVTYLDPVSSQIGHKESIKDTARVLGRLYDAIEYRGFSQQIVKDLAKYSGVPVFNGLTDEFHPTQMLADVLTMLEHSTKPLNEISYVYIGDARNNMGNSLLLIGAKLGMDVRICAPKALLPEEKLVVMCREFAEETGARITVTEDIDTAVRNVDFVHTDIWVSMGEPLEAWGERIDLLMPYQVTLDLMKRTGNPGVKFMHCLPAFHNCETKVGQEIAAKYPALANGIEVTEEVFESPMNIAFEQAENRMHTIKAVMVASLA; via the coding sequence ATGCCATTTAATCTGAAAAACCGTCATTTATTAAGTTTAGTTCACCATACCCCCCGCGAAATTCAGTTTTTACTCGACTTGGCGCGGGAGTTAAAACACGCCAAATATACCGGCACGGAACAACCGCGTTTGAAAGGAAAAAATATTGCCTTAATCTTTGAAAAAACCTCCACCCGCACGCGTTGTTCCTTTGAAGTGGCGGCTTATGATCAAGGCGCGAATGTGACATATCTTGATCCCGTTTCCTCTCAAATCGGACATAAAGAAAGTATTAAAGACACGGCGCGCGTACTGGGGCGTTTATACGACGCTATCGAATATCGCGGTTTCAGTCAGCAAATTGTGAAGGATTTGGCAAAATATTCCGGCGTGCCGGTATTTAACGGGTTAACCGACGAATTCCATCCGACCCAAATGCTGGCGGACGTACTCACTATGCTGGAACACAGTACCAAACCGCTGAACGAAATCAGCTATGTTTATATCGGCGACGCCCGCAATAATATGGGGAACTCGTTGCTGTTAATCGGTGCTAAATTGGGCATGGATGTGCGGATTTGCGCGCCGAAAGCATTGCTGCCGGAAGAAAAACTGGTTGTCATGTGCCGGGAATTTGCCGAAGAAACCGGCGCACGCATTACAGTGACGGAGGATATTGATACGGCGGTGCGCAATGTGGATTTCGTACACACCGATATTTGGGTGTCTATGGGCGAACCGCTTGAAGCCTGGGGCGAACGTATTGATTTGCTGATGCCGTATCAGGTAACGCTGGACTTAATGAAACGTACAGGCAATCCCGGCGTGAAGTTTATGCACTGTTTACCGGCGTTTCACAACTGCGAAACCAAAGTAGGACAGGAAATTGCGGCAAAATATCCGGCGCTGGCAAACGGTATTGAGGTCACCGAAGAGGTGTTCGAAAGCCCGATGAATATTGCCTTCGAACAGGCGGAAAATCGTATGCATACCATTAAAGCCGTAATGGTTGCTTCATTGGCTTAA